The Solea senegalensis isolate Sse05_10M linkage group LG4, IFAPA_SoseM_1, whole genome shotgun sequence genome includes a region encoding these proteins:
- the hipk1b gene encoding homeodomain-interacting protein kinase 1 isoform X4, producing the protein MSSQLQVFSPPSISSSAFCRVKKLKVESNVWDVSTSEAYSSIAGQSAYAFTPAMAVPPFAPSLVFPPTAPGSRGQVVVRAADSTGSLPRGSSRRVTEHATSSSYTHAETSSETRAHRHGQKRKIEETNEGSGSGCGSVQILEELSAPAATYSNRTGGGGGGGTGQSIPHSAPTTKSSSSNGEGDYQLVQHEILCSVSCSYEVLEFLGRGTFGQVAKCWKRGTNEIVAIKILKNHPSYARQGQIEVGILNRLSAENADEYNFVRSYECFQHKGHTCLVFEMLEQNLYDFLKHSKFSPLPLRHIRPILQQVATALMKLKSLGLIHADLKPENIMLVDPLRQPYRVKVIDFGSASHVSKAVCSTYLQSRYYRAPEIILGLPFCEAIDMWSLGCVIAELFLGWPLYPGASEYDQIRYISQTQGLPAEYLLSAGTKTSRFFNRGPDSSYPLWRLKTPSEHEMEMGIKSKEARKYIFNCLDDMMQVNLSSHLEGTDMLAEKADRREFIDLLKRMLRLDADKRITPTKTLGHPFVTMSHLMDYPHSSHVKSCFQNMEICKRRSSYDTGKSLYSTSAVPSASAGNLTVTFSSQLNQHNQVPSAGGAVPLLNYQPALYQQATINIPGLAQQSVPIPTRPTGLCSQAEPFQQTLIVCPPSTIQGLQPSNKSSSFPVRMENSVPIVPQNQSAQSLQIQPSMLTQAWPTGTQQILIPSSWQQVPGVAIHSSAHQSTVPESPLETHHSDAATQQGHSWRTTNQARTQQERKKVKARRGENRNRGVPTASLLGSGGCDPTSSSATLSQPIIISDTPSPAVSIITIHSDTDTEDERKFHPASVSLSQRTNVISCVTVHDSDSSTASPLTPLPRTLNPASSVSSRHVKSLAVVAPSVKTQASEKGGASRGRLETVNYIKPKRSNRQPCSSGESVEQHGLVPSQSHPLNLSQVQPVVSSSQERSGLSHTDSSLRRQQTFPPAVSASHYNFPEVSALTGATASGSGLYTYPASTALSSASQAMEHLLGRGHSSHGHSPSTYAATYTSSSRRDSASRRDSVSSLLHGLPAAYQHQFTTGSPYVSVTPRAEAYSAYQLSPRRLTQYPYL; encoded by the exons ATGAGCTCTCAGCTGCAGGTCTTCTCACCCCCTTCCATCTCCTCCAGTGCCTTTTGCCgtgttaagaagctgaaagtcGAGAGCAATGTTTGGGACGTGTCCACCTCTGAAGCTTACAGCTCCATAGCAGGCCAATCGGCGTACGCTTTCACGCCTGCAATGGCTGTGCCACCCTTTGCACCTTCTCTGGTCTTCCCTCCTACAGCTCCTGGCTCCAGGGGTCAAGTGGTGGTGCGGGCAGCTGATAGCACTGGCAGTCTTCCACGAGGTTCCAGTCGACGTGTCACTGAGCATGCAACGTCCTCCTCTTACACTCATGCTGAGACATCATCTGAAACCAGGGCGCACAGGCATGGGCAGAAGAGAAAAATTGAGGAGACGAATGAAGGCAGTGGGAGTGGATGTGGCAGTGTGCAAATATTAGAGGAGCTTTCGGCTCCTGCAGCAACATACTCCAATCGTacaggtggaggtggtggagggggcACAGGCCAATCTATACCGCACTCGGCTCCAACCACCAAGAGCAGCAGCTCCAATGGCGAAGGAGATTATCAGCTAGTGCAGCATGAGATCCTCTGCTCAGTGTCCTGTAGCTATGAAGTGCTGGAGTTCCTGGGAAGAGGCACATTTGGACAAGTAGCTAAATGTTGGAAGAGGGGCACAAATGAGATTGTTGCCATCAAGATCCTAAAGAACCATCCTTCCTATGCTCGTCAGGGCCAAATTGAG GTGGGCATCCTGAACCGGCTGAGTGCAGAGAACGCAGATGAATATAATTTTGTGCGTTCATATGAATGCTTCCAACACAAGGGCCACACCTGcttggtgtttgaaatgctgGAGCAGAACCTTTATGATTTTCTGAAGCACAGCAAGTTTAGTCCACTCCCACTACGGCACATTAGACCCATCCTACAGCAG GTGGCTACAGCACTGATGAAGTTGAAGAGCCTGGGCCTAATTCATGCAGACCTAAAACCTGAAAACATCATGCTGGTTGACCCACTTCGACAGCCGTACAGGGTGAAGGTTATTGACTTTGGCTCAGCAAGTCATGTTTCCAAGGCCGTCTGCTCAACCTACTTACAGTCTCGCTACTACAG GGCTCCAGAGATCATCTTGGGTTTGCCTTTCTGTGAGGCCATTGACATGTGGTCTTTAGGCTGTGTGATAGCTGAACTGTTTCTAGGTTGGCCTCTCTACCCTGGAGCCTCTGAGTATGACCAG ATTCGTTACATTTCCCAGACTCAAGGCCTCCCAGCAGAGTACTTATTGAGTGCCGGCACAAAGACCAGCCGTTTCTTCAACCGTGGCCCTGACTCTAGCTACCCACTCTGGAGGCTGAAG aCCCCATCAGAGCATGAAATGGAGATGGGCATAAAGTCCAAGGAGGCCAGGAAGTACATCTTCAACTGTCTGGATGACATGATGCAG GTCAATTTGTCATCTCATTTGGAGGGGACGGACATGTTGGCTGAAAAAGCTGATCGACGAGAGTTTATAGACCTCTTGAAGCGGATGCTCCGTCTGGATGCAGACAAAAGGATCACACCCACAAAAACCCTGGGTCACCCCTTTGTGACGATGAGCCACCTCATGGATTATCCCCACAGCTCTCA TGTGAAATCATGCTTCCAGAACATGGAGATTTGCAAGCGCCGCAGCTCCTATGACACTGGCAAGTCCTTGTACTCCACCAGTGCTGTCCCCAGTGCTTCAGCAGGGAACCTCACTGTTACCTTCAGTAGCCAACTCAACCAGCACAACCAG GTGCCTTCTGCGGGAGGAGCGGTGCCTCTGTTGAACTACCAGCCAGCGCTGTATCAGCAAGCGACCATCAACATTCCGGGGCTGGCTCAGCAGAGTGTGCCGATTCCAACTCGTCCTACTGGGCTGTGTAGCCAGGCAGAACCCTTCCAGCAGACTCTCATTGTCTGCCCACCCTCCACTATTCAAG GGCTACAGCCATCCAATAAGAGTTCCAGTTTTCCTGTGAGGATGGAGAACTCTGTACCTATTGTACCTCAGAACCAATCTGCCCAGTCGTTGCAGATCCAGCCAAGTATGCTCACACAG GCTTGGCCCACTGGCACCCAGCAGATCCTCATACCATCATCATGGCAGCAGGTCCCGGGTGTGGCCATCCACAGCTCTGCCCACCAGTCCACTGTTCCCGAGTCTCCCCTCGAAACACATCACTCGGATGCTGCCACACAGCAGGGACACAGCTGGAG GACCACGAACCAAGCTAGGACtcagcaggagaggaagaaggtgaAAGCCAGACGTGGAGAGAACAGGAACAG gggTGTGCCCACTGCATCATTACTTGGCAGTGGTGGTTGTGACCCGACTAGTTCCAGCGCCACGTTGTCCCAGCCAATCATCATCTCTGACACACCAAGCCCGGCAGTCAGCATCATCACGAttcacagtgacactgacacagaagACGAGCGCAAGTTCCATCCTGCCAG CGTCAGTCTGAGCCAGCGCACTAACGTAATCAGCTGCGTGACGGTGCACGACTCCGACTCGTCGACTGCCAGCCCTCTGACCCCTCTGCCCCGCACGCTCAACCCAGCCAGCAGTGTGTCATCACGCCACGTCAAGTCTCTGGCTGTGGTGGCACcttcagtgaaaacacaggcTTCTGAGAAAGGAGGGGCTTCACGTGGACGTTTGGAGACTG TAAACTACATAAAACCTAAACGATCCAACCGGCAGCCGTGCAGTTCTGGGGAGAGTGTGGAGCAGCATGGACTAGTGCCAAGTCAGTCACACCCATTGAACCTGAGCCAG GTTCAACCGGTGGTTTCTTCATCTCAGGAGCGTTCGGGTTTGTCCCACACTGACTCATCTTTGCGTCGGCAGCAGACTTTCCCTCCGGCCGTCTCGGCCTCTCACTACAACTTCCCAGAAGTGTCTGCGCTGACAGGGGCCACGGCCTCCGGCTCCGGCCTGTACACGTACCCGGCCTCCACTGCCCTGTCCTCAGCGTCTCAGGCCATGGAGCATCTGCTGGGCCGTGGCCACAGCAGCCACGGACACTCGCCCTCCACCTATGCAGCAACGTACACCTCGTCCTCCAGGAGAGACTCGGCCAGCCGCAGGGATTCCGTCAGTAGCCTGCTGCACGGCCTCCCCGCGGCCTACCAGCATCAGTTCACCACTGGTTCTCCGTATGTTAGTGTGACGCCACGGGCCGAGGCTTACAGTGCCTACCAGCTGAGTCCCAGGCGCCTCACGCAGTACCCATACCTATAG
- the hipk1b gene encoding homeodomain-interacting protein kinase 1 isoform X3 yields the protein MSSQLQVFSPPSISSSAFCRVKKLKVESNVWDVSTSEAYSSIAGQSAYAFTPAMAVPPFAPSLVFPPTAPGSRGQVVVRAADSTGSLPRGSSRRVTEHATSSSYTHAETSSETRAHRHGQKRKIEETNEGSGSGCGSVQILEELSAPAATYSNRTGGGGGGGTGQSIPHSAPTTKSSSSNGEGDYQLVQHEILCSVSCSYEVLEFLGRGTFGQVAKCWKRGTNEIVAIKILKNHPSYARQGQIEVGILNRLSAENADEYNFVRSYECFQHKGHTCLVFEMLEQNLYDFLKHSKFSPLPLRHIRPILQQVATALMKLKSLGLIHADLKPENIMLVDPLRQPYRVKVIDFGSASHVSKAVCSTYLQSRYYRAPEIILGLPFCEAIDMWSLGCVIAELFLGWPLYPGASEYDQIRYISQTQGLPAEYLLSAGTKTSRFFNRGPDSSYPLWRLKTPSEHEMEMGIKSKEARKYIFNCLDDMMQVNLSSHLEGTDMLAEKADRREFIDLLKRMLRLDADKRITPTKTLGHPFVTMSHLMDYPHSSHVKSCFQNMEICKRRSSYDTGKSLYSTSAVPSASAGNLTVTFSSQLNQHNQVPSAGGAVPLLNYQPALYQQATINIPGLAQQSVPIPTRPTGLCSQAEPFQQTLIVCPPSTIQGLQPSNKSSSFPVRMENSVPIVPQNQSAQSLQIQPSMLTQQAWPTGTQQILIPSSWQQVPGVAIHSSAHQSTVPESPLETHHSDAATQQGHSWRTTNQARTQQERKKVKARRGENRNRGVPTASLLGSGGCDPTSSSATLSQPIIISDTPSPAVSIITIHSDTDTEDERKFHPASVSLSQRTNVISCVTVHDSDSSTASPLTPLPRTLNPASSVSSRHVKSLAVVAPSVKTQASEKGGASRGRLETVNYIKPKRSNRQPCSSGESVEQHGLVPSQSHPLNLSQVQPVVSSSQERSGLSHTDSSLRRQQTFPPAVSASHYNFPEVSALTGATASGSGLYTYPASTALSSASQAMEHLLGRGHSSHGHSPSTYAATYTSSSRRDSASRRDSVSSLLHGLPAAYQHQFTTGSPYVSVTPRAEAYSAYQLSPRRLTQYPYL from the exons ATGAGCTCTCAGCTGCAGGTCTTCTCACCCCCTTCCATCTCCTCCAGTGCCTTTTGCCgtgttaagaagctgaaagtcGAGAGCAATGTTTGGGACGTGTCCACCTCTGAAGCTTACAGCTCCATAGCAGGCCAATCGGCGTACGCTTTCACGCCTGCAATGGCTGTGCCACCCTTTGCACCTTCTCTGGTCTTCCCTCCTACAGCTCCTGGCTCCAGGGGTCAAGTGGTGGTGCGGGCAGCTGATAGCACTGGCAGTCTTCCACGAGGTTCCAGTCGACGTGTCACTGAGCATGCAACGTCCTCCTCTTACACTCATGCTGAGACATCATCTGAAACCAGGGCGCACAGGCATGGGCAGAAGAGAAAAATTGAGGAGACGAATGAAGGCAGTGGGAGTGGATGTGGCAGTGTGCAAATATTAGAGGAGCTTTCGGCTCCTGCAGCAACATACTCCAATCGTacaggtggaggtggtggagggggcACAGGCCAATCTATACCGCACTCGGCTCCAACCACCAAGAGCAGCAGCTCCAATGGCGAAGGAGATTATCAGCTAGTGCAGCATGAGATCCTCTGCTCAGTGTCCTGTAGCTATGAAGTGCTGGAGTTCCTGGGAAGAGGCACATTTGGACAAGTAGCTAAATGTTGGAAGAGGGGCACAAATGAGATTGTTGCCATCAAGATCCTAAAGAACCATCCTTCCTATGCTCGTCAGGGCCAAATTGAG GTGGGCATCCTGAACCGGCTGAGTGCAGAGAACGCAGATGAATATAATTTTGTGCGTTCATATGAATGCTTCCAACACAAGGGCCACACCTGcttggtgtttgaaatgctgGAGCAGAACCTTTATGATTTTCTGAAGCACAGCAAGTTTAGTCCACTCCCACTACGGCACATTAGACCCATCCTACAGCAG GTGGCTACAGCACTGATGAAGTTGAAGAGCCTGGGCCTAATTCATGCAGACCTAAAACCTGAAAACATCATGCTGGTTGACCCACTTCGACAGCCGTACAGGGTGAAGGTTATTGACTTTGGCTCAGCAAGTCATGTTTCCAAGGCCGTCTGCTCAACCTACTTACAGTCTCGCTACTACAG GGCTCCAGAGATCATCTTGGGTTTGCCTTTCTGTGAGGCCATTGACATGTGGTCTTTAGGCTGTGTGATAGCTGAACTGTTTCTAGGTTGGCCTCTCTACCCTGGAGCCTCTGAGTATGACCAG ATTCGTTACATTTCCCAGACTCAAGGCCTCCCAGCAGAGTACTTATTGAGTGCCGGCACAAAGACCAGCCGTTTCTTCAACCGTGGCCCTGACTCTAGCTACCCACTCTGGAGGCTGAAG aCCCCATCAGAGCATGAAATGGAGATGGGCATAAAGTCCAAGGAGGCCAGGAAGTACATCTTCAACTGTCTGGATGACATGATGCAG GTCAATTTGTCATCTCATTTGGAGGGGACGGACATGTTGGCTGAAAAAGCTGATCGACGAGAGTTTATAGACCTCTTGAAGCGGATGCTCCGTCTGGATGCAGACAAAAGGATCACACCCACAAAAACCCTGGGTCACCCCTTTGTGACGATGAGCCACCTCATGGATTATCCCCACAGCTCTCA TGTGAAATCATGCTTCCAGAACATGGAGATTTGCAAGCGCCGCAGCTCCTATGACACTGGCAAGTCCTTGTACTCCACCAGTGCTGTCCCCAGTGCTTCAGCAGGGAACCTCACTGTTACCTTCAGTAGCCAACTCAACCAGCACAACCAG GTGCCTTCTGCGGGAGGAGCGGTGCCTCTGTTGAACTACCAGCCAGCGCTGTATCAGCAAGCGACCATCAACATTCCGGGGCTGGCTCAGCAGAGTGTGCCGATTCCAACTCGTCCTACTGGGCTGTGTAGCCAGGCAGAACCCTTCCAGCAGACTCTCATTGTCTGCCCACCCTCCACTATTCAAG GGCTACAGCCATCCAATAAGAGTTCCAGTTTTCCTGTGAGGATGGAGAACTCTGTACCTATTGTACCTCAGAACCAATCTGCCCAGTCGTTGCAGATCCAGCCAAGTATGCTCACACAG caGGCTTGGCCCACTGGCACCCAGCAGATCCTCATACCATCATCATGGCAGCAGGTCCCGGGTGTGGCCATCCACAGCTCTGCCCACCAGTCCACTGTTCCCGAGTCTCCCCTCGAAACACATCACTCGGATGCTGCCACACAGCAGGGACACAGCTGGAG GACCACGAACCAAGCTAGGACtcagcaggagaggaagaaggtgaAAGCCAGACGTGGAGAGAACAGGAACAG gggTGTGCCCACTGCATCATTACTTGGCAGTGGTGGTTGTGACCCGACTAGTTCCAGCGCCACGTTGTCCCAGCCAATCATCATCTCTGACACACCAAGCCCGGCAGTCAGCATCATCACGAttcacagtgacactgacacagaagACGAGCGCAAGTTCCATCCTGCCAG CGTCAGTCTGAGCCAGCGCACTAACGTAATCAGCTGCGTGACGGTGCACGACTCCGACTCGTCGACTGCCAGCCCTCTGACCCCTCTGCCCCGCACGCTCAACCCAGCCAGCAGTGTGTCATCACGCCACGTCAAGTCTCTGGCTGTGGTGGCACcttcagtgaaaacacaggcTTCTGAGAAAGGAGGGGCTTCACGTGGACGTTTGGAGACTG TAAACTACATAAAACCTAAACGATCCAACCGGCAGCCGTGCAGTTCTGGGGAGAGTGTGGAGCAGCATGGACTAGTGCCAAGTCAGTCACACCCATTGAACCTGAGCCAG GTTCAACCGGTGGTTTCTTCATCTCAGGAGCGTTCGGGTTTGTCCCACACTGACTCATCTTTGCGTCGGCAGCAGACTTTCCCTCCGGCCGTCTCGGCCTCTCACTACAACTTCCCAGAAGTGTCTGCGCTGACAGGGGCCACGGCCTCCGGCTCCGGCCTGTACACGTACCCGGCCTCCACTGCCCTGTCCTCAGCGTCTCAGGCCATGGAGCATCTGCTGGGCCGTGGCCACAGCAGCCACGGACACTCGCCCTCCACCTATGCAGCAACGTACACCTCGTCCTCCAGGAGAGACTCGGCCAGCCGCAGGGATTCCGTCAGTAGCCTGCTGCACGGCCTCCCCGCGGCCTACCAGCATCAGTTCACCACTGGTTCTCCGTATGTTAGTGTGACGCCACGGGCCGAGGCTTACAGTGCCTACCAGCTGAGTCCCAGGCGCCTCACGCAGTACCCATACCTATAG
- the hipk1b gene encoding homeodomain-interacting protein kinase 1 isoform X2, giving the protein MSSQLQVFSPPSISSSAFCRVKKLKVESNVWDVSTSEAYSSIAGQSAYAFTPAMAVPPFAPSLVFPPTAPGSRGQVVVRAADSTGSLPRGSSRRVTEHATSSSYTHAETSSETRAHRHGQKRKIEETNEGSGSGCGSVQILEELSAPAATYSNRTGGGGGGGTGQSIPHSAPTTKSSSSNGEGDYQLVQHEILCSVSCSYEVLEFLGRGTFGQVAKCWKRGTNEIVAIKILKNHPSYARQGQIEVGILNRLSAENADEYNFVRSYECFQHKGHTCLVFEMLEQNLYDFLKHSKFSPLPLRHIRPILQQVATALMKLKSLGLIHADLKPENIMLVDPLRQPYRVKVIDFGSASHVSKAVCSTYLQSRYYRAPEIILGLPFCEAIDMWSLGCVIAELFLGWPLYPGASEYDQIRYISQTQGLPAEYLLSAGTKTSRFFNRGPDSSYPLWRLKTPSEHEMEMGIKSKEARKYIFNCLDDMMQVNLSSHLEGTDMLAEKADRREFIDLLKRMLRLDADKRITPTKTLGHPFVTMSHLMDYPHSSHVKSCFQNMEICKRRSSYDTGKSLYSTSAVPSASAGNLTVTFSSQLNQHNQVPSAGGAVPLLNYQPALYQQATINIPGLAQQSVPIPTRPTGLCSQAEPFQQTLIVCPPSTIQGLQPSNKSSSFPVRMENSVPIVPQNQSAQSLQIQPSMLTQGSCTPLMVATLHPPSAGIAPQYSLPLGLGTGVGRPTLLEHTATVLAWPTGTQQILIPSSWQQVPGVAIHSSAHQSTVPESPLETHHSDAATQQGHSWRTTNQARTQQERKKVKARRGENRNRGVPTASLLGSGGCDPTSSSATLSQPIIISDTPSPAVSIITIHSDTDTEDERKFHPASVSLSQRTNVISCVTVHDSDSSTASPLTPLPRTLNPASSVSSRHVKSLAVVAPSVKTQASEKGGASRGRLETVNYIKPKRSNRQPCSSGESVEQHGLVPSQSHPLNLSQVQPVVSSSQERSGLSHTDSSLRRQQTFPPAVSASHYNFPEVSALTGATASGSGLYTYPASTALSSASQAMEHLLGRGHSSHGHSPSTYAATYTSSSRRDSASRRDSVSSLLHGLPAAYQHQFTTGSPYVSVTPRAEAYSAYQLSPRRLTQYPYL; this is encoded by the exons ATGAGCTCTCAGCTGCAGGTCTTCTCACCCCCTTCCATCTCCTCCAGTGCCTTTTGCCgtgttaagaagctgaaagtcGAGAGCAATGTTTGGGACGTGTCCACCTCTGAAGCTTACAGCTCCATAGCAGGCCAATCGGCGTACGCTTTCACGCCTGCAATGGCTGTGCCACCCTTTGCACCTTCTCTGGTCTTCCCTCCTACAGCTCCTGGCTCCAGGGGTCAAGTGGTGGTGCGGGCAGCTGATAGCACTGGCAGTCTTCCACGAGGTTCCAGTCGACGTGTCACTGAGCATGCAACGTCCTCCTCTTACACTCATGCTGAGACATCATCTGAAACCAGGGCGCACAGGCATGGGCAGAAGAGAAAAATTGAGGAGACGAATGAAGGCAGTGGGAGTGGATGTGGCAGTGTGCAAATATTAGAGGAGCTTTCGGCTCCTGCAGCAACATACTCCAATCGTacaggtggaggtggtggagggggcACAGGCCAATCTATACCGCACTCGGCTCCAACCACCAAGAGCAGCAGCTCCAATGGCGAAGGAGATTATCAGCTAGTGCAGCATGAGATCCTCTGCTCAGTGTCCTGTAGCTATGAAGTGCTGGAGTTCCTGGGAAGAGGCACATTTGGACAAGTAGCTAAATGTTGGAAGAGGGGCACAAATGAGATTGTTGCCATCAAGATCCTAAAGAACCATCCTTCCTATGCTCGTCAGGGCCAAATTGAG GTGGGCATCCTGAACCGGCTGAGTGCAGAGAACGCAGATGAATATAATTTTGTGCGTTCATATGAATGCTTCCAACACAAGGGCCACACCTGcttggtgtttgaaatgctgGAGCAGAACCTTTATGATTTTCTGAAGCACAGCAAGTTTAGTCCACTCCCACTACGGCACATTAGACCCATCCTACAGCAG GTGGCTACAGCACTGATGAAGTTGAAGAGCCTGGGCCTAATTCATGCAGACCTAAAACCTGAAAACATCATGCTGGTTGACCCACTTCGACAGCCGTACAGGGTGAAGGTTATTGACTTTGGCTCAGCAAGTCATGTTTCCAAGGCCGTCTGCTCAACCTACTTACAGTCTCGCTACTACAG GGCTCCAGAGATCATCTTGGGTTTGCCTTTCTGTGAGGCCATTGACATGTGGTCTTTAGGCTGTGTGATAGCTGAACTGTTTCTAGGTTGGCCTCTCTACCCTGGAGCCTCTGAGTATGACCAG ATTCGTTACATTTCCCAGACTCAAGGCCTCCCAGCAGAGTACTTATTGAGTGCCGGCACAAAGACCAGCCGTTTCTTCAACCGTGGCCCTGACTCTAGCTACCCACTCTGGAGGCTGAAG aCCCCATCAGAGCATGAAATGGAGATGGGCATAAAGTCCAAGGAGGCCAGGAAGTACATCTTCAACTGTCTGGATGACATGATGCAG GTCAATTTGTCATCTCATTTGGAGGGGACGGACATGTTGGCTGAAAAAGCTGATCGACGAGAGTTTATAGACCTCTTGAAGCGGATGCTCCGTCTGGATGCAGACAAAAGGATCACACCCACAAAAACCCTGGGTCACCCCTTTGTGACGATGAGCCACCTCATGGATTATCCCCACAGCTCTCA TGTGAAATCATGCTTCCAGAACATGGAGATTTGCAAGCGCCGCAGCTCCTATGACACTGGCAAGTCCTTGTACTCCACCAGTGCTGTCCCCAGTGCTTCAGCAGGGAACCTCACTGTTACCTTCAGTAGCCAACTCAACCAGCACAACCAG GTGCCTTCTGCGGGAGGAGCGGTGCCTCTGTTGAACTACCAGCCAGCGCTGTATCAGCAAGCGACCATCAACATTCCGGGGCTGGCTCAGCAGAGTGTGCCGATTCCAACTCGTCCTACTGGGCTGTGTAGCCAGGCAGAACCCTTCCAGCAGACTCTCATTGTCTGCCCACCCTCCACTATTCAAG GGCTACAGCCATCCAATAAGAGTTCCAGTTTTCCTGTGAGGATGGAGAACTCTGTACCTATTGTACCTCAGAACCAATCTGCCCAGTCGTTGCAGATCCAGCCAAGTATGCTCACACAG GGTTCCTGCACACCCCTGATGGTGGCCACCCTTCACCCACCCTCAGCAGGCATAGCCCCACAGTATTCTCTGCCCCTGGGGCTGGGCACCGGGGTGGGTCGGCCCACCCTACTGGAGCACACAGCCACAGTGCTG GCTTGGCCCACTGGCACCCAGCAGATCCTCATACCATCATCATGGCAGCAGGTCCCGGGTGTGGCCATCCACAGCTCTGCCCACCAGTCCACTGTTCCCGAGTCTCCCCTCGAAACACATCACTCGGATGCTGCCACACAGCAGGGACACAGCTGGAG GACCACGAACCAAGCTAGGACtcagcaggagaggaagaaggtgaAAGCCAGACGTGGAGAGAACAGGAACAG gggTGTGCCCACTGCATCATTACTTGGCAGTGGTGGTTGTGACCCGACTAGTTCCAGCGCCACGTTGTCCCAGCCAATCATCATCTCTGACACACCAAGCCCGGCAGTCAGCATCATCACGAttcacagtgacactgacacagaagACGAGCGCAAGTTCCATCCTGCCAG CGTCAGTCTGAGCCAGCGCACTAACGTAATCAGCTGCGTGACGGTGCACGACTCCGACTCGTCGACTGCCAGCCCTCTGACCCCTCTGCCCCGCACGCTCAACCCAGCCAGCAGTGTGTCATCACGCCACGTCAAGTCTCTGGCTGTGGTGGCACcttcagtgaaaacacaggcTTCTGAGAAAGGAGGGGCTTCACGTGGACGTTTGGAGACTG TAAACTACATAAAACCTAAACGATCCAACCGGCAGCCGTGCAGTTCTGGGGAGAGTGTGGAGCAGCATGGACTAGTGCCAAGTCAGTCACACCCATTGAACCTGAGCCAG GTTCAACCGGTGGTTTCTTCATCTCAGGAGCGTTCGGGTTTGTCCCACACTGACTCATCTTTGCGTCGGCAGCAGACTTTCCCTCCGGCCGTCTCGGCCTCTCACTACAACTTCCCAGAAGTGTCTGCGCTGACAGGGGCCACGGCCTCCGGCTCCGGCCTGTACACGTACCCGGCCTCCACTGCCCTGTCCTCAGCGTCTCAGGCCATGGAGCATCTGCTGGGCCGTGGCCACAGCAGCCACGGACACTCGCCCTCCACCTATGCAGCAACGTACACCTCGTCCTCCAGGAGAGACTCGGCCAGCCGCAGGGATTCCGTCAGTAGCCTGCTGCACGGCCTCCCCGCGGCCTACCAGCATCAGTTCACCACTGGTTCTCCGTATGTTAGTGTGACGCCACGGGCCGAGGCTTACAGTGCCTACCAGCTGAGTCCCAGGCGCCTCACGCAGTACCCATACCTATAG